In Mycobacteriales bacterium, one genomic interval encodes:
- a CDS encoding GMC family oxidoreductase produces MRERAIVIGSGAGASVTSMVLAHNGWDVVVFEKGPRYIDGWEKPGPIKTVFSNDELKFDRNFDQPDPISEPRTFRAKAGGDVIVGVVNPLASVVGGGTTHWDAKVPRFWDVDFSKKSMLGPFPGADIEDWPFDYDEIAPYYQRIERLMGAQGDQDAIPDIVLRHAPGKRGFVMPPGPQQLSSTTVAKGCRAIGLHPYPFPMAINSRHHLGRPACNDCGQCSDYGCPIGARIGALAIMQHAHQTGHVEIHADTMVDKVLHDGKRASGVRYVDRRGKRHKMDAKVVVMSCSAIETSRLALLSNLPNPHDRIGRDMMFHNFMDGFGIFTAQRMHAYRGRSITMCCEDFADPDYVGARAFAKLNGIPYFRGGIMEIGGSEDVIGEGTELQFVLDALGSAPGVKPFGSTFKTLMRTSLLRDRLAGIDFIGEDLPYPTNRVDLDPKVKDFRGVPVPRLTYSQGKHEHIASLFYIPLITALLKASGADAIGAALPESVVNSLTGANIPHGAHVMGGMRMGKDPRTSATDGTGRVHGMDNVFVADGSVFPSSGAQNPTNTILATALRNATLNFGHGADHLGADHGDGA; encoded by the coding sequence ATGCGTGAGCGCGCGATCGTGATCGGCAGCGGCGCAGGCGCCTCGGTCACGAGCATGGTGCTCGCCCACAACGGCTGGGACGTCGTGGTGTTCGAGAAGGGTCCCCGCTACATCGACGGGTGGGAGAAGCCCGGCCCGATCAAGACGGTGTTCTCCAACGACGAGCTGAAGTTCGACCGCAACTTCGACCAGCCGGACCCGATCTCGGAGCCACGCACGTTCCGCGCCAAGGCCGGCGGTGACGTGATCGTCGGCGTCGTGAACCCGCTCGCCTCGGTAGTGGGAGGCGGCACCACTCACTGGGACGCGAAGGTGCCGCGCTTCTGGGACGTGGACTTCTCGAAGAAGTCGATGCTCGGGCCGTTCCCGGGCGCCGACATCGAGGACTGGCCGTTCGACTACGACGAGATCGCGCCGTACTACCAGCGGATCGAACGGCTGATGGGCGCGCAGGGCGACCAGGACGCGATCCCGGACATCGTGCTTCGGCACGCCCCCGGCAAGCGCGGGTTCGTGATGCCGCCCGGACCGCAGCAGCTGTCGTCGACGACCGTTGCGAAAGGCTGCCGAGCGATCGGGCTGCACCCCTACCCGTTCCCGATGGCGATCAACTCGCGCCACCATCTGGGCCGTCCGGCGTGCAACGACTGCGGCCAGTGCAGCGACTACGGCTGCCCGATCGGCGCACGGATCGGCGCACTCGCGATCATGCAGCACGCTCACCAGACCGGCCACGTCGAGATCCACGCCGACACCATGGTCGACAAGGTGCTCCACGACGGGAAGCGCGCCAGCGGCGTGCGGTACGTCGACCGGCGCGGCAAGCGCCACAAGATGGACGCGAAGGTCGTCGTCATGTCGTGCTCCGCGATCGAGACGTCGCGGTTGGCCCTGCTGTCGAACCTGCCGAACCCGCACGACCGGATCGGCCGCGACATGATGTTCCACAACTTCATGGACGGCTTCGGCATCTTCACCGCCCAGCGGATGCACGCCTACCGCGGCCGTTCGATCACGATGTGCTGCGAGGACTTCGCGGATCCCGACTACGTCGGTGCCCGCGCGTTCGCGAAGCTCAACGGCATCCCGTACTTCCGGGGCGGGATCATGGAGATCGGCGGCAGCGAAGACGTCATCGGTGAGGGCACCGAGCTGCAGTTCGTCCTCGACGCGCTCGGCAGTGCCCCCGGCGTCAAGCCGTTCGGCAGCACCTTCAAGACGCTGATGCGCACCAGCCTGCTGCGGGACCGGCTGGCCGGCATCGACTTCATCGGCGAGGATCTGCCCTATCCGACCAACCGGGTGGACCTCGACCCGAAGGTGAAGGACTTCCGGGGCGTGCCGGTGCCCAGGCTGACCTACTCGCAGGGCAAGCACGAGCACATCGCGTCGCTGTTCTACATCCCGCTCATCACCGCGCTGCTCAAGGCCTCCGGCGCCGACGCGATCGGCGCCGCGTTGCCCGAGTCCGTCGTCAACAGCCTGACCGGCGCGAACATCCCGCACGGCGCTCACGTGATGGGTGGCATGCGGATGGGCAAGGACCCGCGTACGTCGGCCACCGACGGCACCGGCCGGGTCCACGGGATGGACAACGTGTTCGTCGCCGACGGCTCGGTGTTCCCGAGCAGCGGCGCGCAGAACCCGACCAACACGATCCTGGCCACCGCGCTGCGCAACGCGACCCTGAACTTCGGGCACGGCGCCGACCATCTCGGCGCCGACCAC